A region of Vigna radiata var. radiata cultivar VC1973A chromosome 6, Vradiata_ver6, whole genome shotgun sequence DNA encodes the following proteins:
- the LOC106763973 gene encoding outer envelope pore protein 24, chloroplastic — MKATLKGKYDVDKNGAAFATVAVNAADVKFRASVTEATFINGPSLTGLSLAVEKPGSFIVDYNVPKKDFRFHFMNTVRVGDRALNLSYVHSRGDNRTVLDGTFVVDPANKVSANYALDSGNCKLKYSYVHKGLTTIEPTYDVAKNTWDFAVSRKVYGDDTLRASYQTSSKVLGVEWARNPKHNAGFKIIASVNLAEELKAPKLIAETTWNFEM; from the exons ATGAAGGCCACGCTCAAAGGCAAGTACGACGTCGACAAAAACGGTGCCGCTTTCGCCACCGTCGCCGTCAACGCCGCCGACGTTAAGTTCCGCGCTTCCGTAACGGAAGCCACTTTCATCAACGGCCCCAGCCTCACCGGCTTGTCTCTCGCCGTCGAGAAACCCGGCTCCTTCATCGTCGACTACAACGTTCCCAAAAAG GACTTTCGGTTCCATTTCATGAACACGGTTAGGGTTGGAGACAGGGCGTTGAATTTGTCCTACGTGCACAGCAGGGGGGATAACCGGACCGTACTGGACGGCACCTTTGTGGTGGATCCCGCGAACAAGGTTTCGGCGAATTACGCGCTGGACTCAGGGAACTGCAAGTTGAAGTATAGTTATGTTCACAAGGGGTTGACCACGATTGAACCCACCTATGATGTGGCGAAGAACACGTGGGATTTCGCCGTTTCGAGGAAGGTTTACGGTGATGACACGTTGAGGGCTTCATACCAGACATCCAGCAAGGTTTTGGGAGTTGAGTGGGCGCGGAATCCCAAACACAATGCTGGATTCAAG ATTATAGCATCTGTTAACTTGGCTGAGGAGTTGAAAGCGCCCAAACTTATTGCTGAGACCACATGGAATTTTGAGATGTAG
- the LOC106764672 gene encoding uncharacterized protein LOC106764672 produces MAEQRATSDNRHQLSVAPPLQISKDAPGSDNSIPLSPQWLLPKPGENKLGTGSVENHMVSNPPYGHRSETVKTSGNGEDVHDVHKKRDVFRPSMFDSESGRRDRWRDEERDTKSSIRKDRWRDGDKDLGDSRRVDRWTDNMSARNFAEARRGASDNHRWNDSGNRETNFDQRRESKWNTRWGPDDKEPEGIREKWSDSGKDGDIHLEKGMTNISSQGKDEKEGEHYRPWRPNYSQGRARVDPSHTTPNKPVSTFSYGRGRGENTPPVSSIGHGRTGSLASSLSSTYSGTALEKVQSGLEELNPFRYNRTKLLDVYRVNGMGTNRKLVDDFVQVLNLTQDEPLEPLAILAPNPEELAVLNGIDKGEIISSSAPQVPKDGRSTDFTHTRRMKPGSAPFQDRGEDGGSYKVPEEVSSNKDSSFEGNTSVHAGASWRTMPLGDHAAQFHDGRDVTSDVRLRKSDLNSLQPKDPHNQWENNLGYLSDSKEVGKWQASEDPVIKRQLSGILDSELEIRRVQQTAPEELSLLYKDPKGLIQGPFKGIDIIGWFEAGYFGIDLPVRLENSAADSPWLSLGDAMPHLRAKARPPPGFSTPKPNDFTDIPARQISSTFGNTLTGLNELDILRSDSRHRPNPDTEAENRFLESLMSGSKNSPPLDGLALSEGLQGFVGNNPGNMGTSAVDNGNLYLLAKRMALERQRSLPSPYPYWPGRDAASFAPKPEVVPDASMHSKLLSSVSDNSRQPQSQNSELMSIIQGLSDRTSAGLNNGAAGWPNYPLQGALDPLQNKIDMLHDPNFPQMPFGIQQQRLPAQNHLSLSNLLSQAASDNPNNPLTAEKLLSSGLSQDPQILNMLQQQYLLQLHSQAAAQSQQIPLIDKLLLLKQQQKQEEQQQLLRQQQQQLLSQVLQDQPSGQLFSNLSYGQLQGVLPIGNLRVDPSLVQPQQEVFPMSSQTPISNVHNEHNSNSLNLPPKVSQDTSSNVSSQSSLRLPHQLFGDAHPENWGPNLTEQIIDQHQKESFPVSSTQADGSALLELNRFKEEPLIASLSPSDYAAKSVEQVPPSNFRPDAVVVTSTSKPGEISGNVESFASSIALSTTVSNVSPPVSGPGTEVKTKLDIVNQEHHAGNGGIVSEPSLGDIRKIEAQEPKKASEKKSKKQKSTKSQSFDQTKGAVKNLTLQPSKQSETEMAKLSDFREAKIDESLDDTNMQQTRVKGTRTGSAVSETGDHQHAGGWSGIITGKIAETVGVGEAISTTFLTQKTEVPAGRAWKPAPGVKPKSFLEIQQEEKRKAETETLVSDVAVSVNSMSLATPWAGIVATPDSLKVSSDSVREGGNTENPVKSETSQNVKSKKSPLHDLLAEEVLKKSNEIDAEVPDSILPSHNIVVQSESLDDGHFIEAKDTKRSRKKSTKSKGSGTKASLPIASSDVPIASSPNEKGKNSRLAQQEKEELPVIPAGPSFSDFVLWKGEREPPSLSPSPAWSTDSGRVPKPTSLRDILKEQEKKSSSAIPVSPVPPPPKSQPTQSTRNSASSWSVSASSPSKTASPIQINTQASQSKYKGDDDLFWGPMEQSKQDAKQSDFPQLASQGSWGSKNVSSKGNSPGLLTRQKSVSGKQAERSLASSPASSQSMLKLKKDAMTKHSEATDFRDWCENECVRLIGSKDTSFLEFCLKQSRSEAELLLIENLGSYDPDHEFIDKFLNYKELLPSDVLDIAFQSRSEKKVGGHGAAWTASANADTQDVDLTEGSSKGGGKKKGKKGKKVSPSVLGFNVVSNRIMMGEIQTVED; encoded by the exons ATGGCTGAACAACGCGCCACCTCCGACAATCGCCACCAGCTCTCCGTCGCACCGCCATTGCAGATCTCCAAAG ATGCCCCAGGATCTGACAATTCCATTCCACTCTCACCACAGTGGCTTCTGCCAAAGCCGGGGGAGAATAAACTTGGAACAGGATCTGTG GAGAACCACATGGTCTCGAACCCACCTTATGGCCATCGCTCAGAGACTGTCAAGACATCTGGAAACGGAGAGGATGTGCATGATGTCCATAAGAAAAGGGATGTCTTTAGGCCATCCATGTTTGACTCAGAAAGTGGACGTCGTGATCGTTGGCGTGATGAGGAGAGAGACACCAAGTCCTCCATTCGGAAGGATCGTTGGAGAGATGGGGACAAAGACCTAGGTGATTCTCGCAGAGTGGATCGATGGACAGATAATATGTCTGCAAGGAACTTTGCAGAAGCACGGCGTGGTGCATCTGATAATCACAGATGGAATGATTCAGGAAACAGAGAAACTAACTTTGACCAGAGGCGTGAAAGTAAGTGGAACACCCGCTGGGGTCCTGATGACAAGGAGCCAGAAGGCATCCGTGAAAAATGGAGTGACTCTGGAAAGGATGGTGATATACATTTGGAAAAAGGTATGACTAACATTTCCAGTCAGGGAAAGGACGAGAAGGAGGGAGAACACTATCGGCCATGGAGACCTAACTACTCACAGGGCCGTGCAAGGGTAGATCCttcccatacaaccccaaacaaACCAGTCTCTACATTTTCCTATGGGCGTGGTCGTGGGGAGAATACACCCCCAGTTTCTAGTATTGGACATGGACGTACTGGTTCCCTTGCTAGCTCTTTGAGTAGCACATACTCTGGAACTGCATTGGAAAAGGTTCAAAGTGGACTTGAAGAACTGAACCCCTTTAGATATAACAGGACAAAATTGCTTGATGTGTACAGAGTGAATGGTATGGGTACAAATAGAAAACTAGTTGATGATTTTGTGCAGGTACTTAATCTTACTCAGGATGAACCCTTGGAGCCTCTAGCTATTCTGGCACCAAATCCTGAGGAACTG gCTGTCTTGAATGGAATTGACAAAGGGGAGATAATTAGCAGCAGTGCTCCTCAGGTTCCAAAAGATGGAAGGTCAACAGATTTTACTCACACAAGAAGAATGAAGCCTGGAAGTGCACCTTTCCAAG ATAGAGGTGAAGATGGAGGTTCTTACAAAGTGCCTGAAGAGGTTTCCAGTAATAAAGATTCATCATTTGAAGGAAATACTTCTGTTCATGCTGGTGCTTCATGGCGAACAATGCCACTTGGTGATCATGCTGCCCAGTTTCACGATGGTAGAGATGTAACTAGTGATGTTAGATTGAGAAAATCGGATCTGAACTCACTCCAGCCAAAAGATCCTCATAATCAGTGGGAAAATAATTTGGGTTATTTATCTGACTCCAAAGAAGTAGGTAAGTGGCAAGCTAGTGAAGATCCTGTTATTAAGAGGCAGTTGTCTGGCATTTTGGATAGTGAACTTGAAATCAGAAGAGTTCAACAGACTGCTCCAGAGGAGTTATCCCTTTTGTATAAAGATCCTAAGGGTCTAATCCAAGGTCCATTTAAAGGAATTGATATTATTGGATGGTTTGAGGCTGGGTATTTTGGTATCGATTTACCTGTTCGTCTGGAAAATTCAGCAGCTGACTCACCATGGTTGTCTCTTGGTGATGCCATGCCCCATTTACGAGCTAAAGCTCGACCTCCACCTGGGTTTTCTACACCAAAGCCAAATGACTTCACAGATATTCCTGCCCGACAAATTTCCAGTACATTTGGGAATACTCTTACTGGTTTGAATGAGCTTGACATTTTGCGAAGTGATTCTAGGCATCGTCCAAATCCTGATACTGAAGCTGAAAATAGGTTTCTGGAGTCACTCATGTCTGGTAGCAAGAACAGTCCTCCCCTTGATGGCCTGGCATTGTCAGAAG GTTTACAAGGGTTTGTTGGAAATAATCCTGGTAATATGGGTACATCAGCAGTTGATAATGGAAATCTTTACTTGCTTGCTAAGAGGATGGCACTTGAACGACAACGGTCCTTGCCTAGTCCCTACCCTTACTGGCCAGGGCGTGATGCAGCTTCGTTTGCTCCAAAGCCGGAGGTTGTTCCAGATGCCTCCATGCATTCTAAACTATTGTCTTCAGTGAGTGATAACTCTCGGCAACCTCAATCCCAAAATTCCGAGTTAATGTCAATCATCCAAGGTTTATCTGATAGGACATCTGCTGGCCTAAATAATGGTGCTGCTGGCTGGCCTAATTATCCCTTACAAGGTGCATTGGATCCCCTGCAGAATAAAATTGACATGCTTCATGATCCGAATTTTCCTCAAATGCCATTTGGAATTCAGCAGCAAAGGCTGCCAGCACAAAACCACTTGTCTTTAAGCAATTTACTGTCTCAAGCTGCTTCTGATAACCCAAATAACCCTTTGACAGCGGAGAAGCTACTTTCTTCAGGTTTATCACAAGATCCTCAGATATTGAATATGTTGCAACAGCAGTACTTGTTGCAACTGCATTCTCAAGCGGCTGCTCAATCACAGCAGATCCCCTTGATTGATAAACTTCTATTGCTGAAGCAACAACAGAAACAGGAGGAGCAGCAGCAGCTGCTacggcaacaacaacaacaattgcTTTCTCAAGTGTTGCAAGACCAACCGTCTGGCCAGCTCTTCAGCAATTTATCTTATGGACAGTTGCAAGGTGTATTACCAATAGGTAATTTGCGTGTGGATCCTTCTCTAGTTCAACCACAACAAGAGGTTTTTCCCATGAGCTCTCAGACACCAATCTCCAATGTGCATAATGAGCATAATTCTAATTCTTTGAATCTACCACCTAAAGTTAGTCAAGATACAAGTTCTAATGTAAGCAGCCAATCTTCTTTACGTCTTCCGCACCAATTATTTGGCGATGCTCATCCAGAAAATTGGGGCCCTAATCTTACTGAACAAATTATCGATCAGCATCAGAAGGAATCATTTCCAGTATCATCAACTCAGGCTGATGGTTCTGCATTGCTTGAACTGAACAGATTCAAAGAGGAACCCCTCATTGCATCTCTTTCTCCTTCTGATTATGCTGCTAAGTCAGTGGAACAGGTGCCACCCAGCAATTTTAGGCCTGATGCTGTGGTTGTGACCTCAACTTCTAAGCCTGGGGAAATTTCTGGAAATGTGGAGTCTTTTGCATCCAGCATTGCCTTATCTACAACTGTATCTAATGTGTCACCACCAGTGAGTGGTCCTGGTACGGAGGTGAAGACCAAATTGGATATTGTGAATCAAGAGCATCATGCTGGGAACGGCGGCATTGTATCTGAGCCATCTCTGGGAGACATAAGAAAGATTGAAGCTCAAGAACCTAAAAAGGCTAGTGAGAAGAAATCTAAGAAGCAAAAATCAACCAAATCTCAGTCTTTTGATCAAACAAAGGGAGCGGTAAAAAATTTGACTTTGCAGCCATCAAAGCAGTCAGAAACTGAAATGGCGAAGTTAAGTGATTTTAGGGAAGCTAAGATTGACGAATCGTTAGATGATACAAATATGCAACAAACAAGAGTTAAGGGAACACGGACTGGAAGTGCTGTCTCAGAGACTGGTGATCACCAACATGCTGGTGGCTGGTCTGGTATTATTACTGGAAAGATAGCTGAAACAGTTGGTGTAGGTGAGGCCATTTCAACTACATTTTTGACACAGAAAACTGAGGTACCTGCCGGACGAGCTTGGAAACCTGCTCCAGGTGTCAAACCGAAATCTTTCTTAGAAATTCAAcaggaagaaaaaaggaaggcaGAGACCGAAACACTAGTATCTGATGTTGCTGTTTCTGTCAATTCAATGAGCCTAGCAACTCCCTGGGCTGGGATTGTAGCCACTCCGGACTCCTTGAAGGTATCTAGTGACAGTGTCAGAGAAGGAGGCAATACTGAGAATCCTGTTAAATCTGAAACTTCTCAAAATGTCAAGAGCAAGAAAAGCCCTCTACATGATCTATTAGCAGAAGAAGTTCTAAAGAAATCTAATGAAATAGATGCTGAGGTTCCAGATAGTATATTGCCCTCACATAATATAGTTGTACAATCAGAGTCATTGGATGACGGCCATTTTATTGAGGCGAAAGATACTAAAAGAAGCCgaaaaaagtcaacaaaatcgAAGGGTTCAGGAACTAAAGCTTCATTGCCCATTGCATCATCTGATGTACCCATAGCTTCAAGCCCcaatgaaaagggaaaaaactCCCGCTTGGCACAGCAGGAAAAGGAAGAGTTGCCTGTCATCCCTGCAGGACCCTCTTTCAGTGATTTTGTTCTTTGGAAAGGAGAGCGAGAACCACCAAGCTTGTCTCCTTCTCCAGCATGGTCTACTGATTCCGGTAGGGTTCCAAAACCAACTTCATTGAGGGACATTCTAAAGGAACAGGAGAAAAAGTCCTCTTCTGCAATTCCTGTTAGCCCAGTGCCTCCGCCTCCAAAATCTCAGCCTACCCAGTCTACACGGAATAGTGCTTCTTCATGGTCAGTTTCAGCATCCTCTCCATCTAAAACTGCTTCTCCAATTCAGATAAATACCCAAGCTTCTCAATCAAAATACAAAGGAGATGATGATTTGTTCTGGGGTCCAATGGAGCAATCTAAGCAAGATGCTAAGCA GTCTGATTTCCCTCAGCTTGCTAGCCAAGGGAGTTGGGGTTCAAAAAACGTAAGCTCGAAAGGTAATTCCCCCGGACTATTGACAAGACAGAAATCAGTGAGTGGTAAACAAGCTGAACGGTCTCTAGCATCATCACCGGCCTCTTCTCAATCAATgctgaaattgaaaaaagatgCCATGACAAAGCATTCTG AGGCCACGGATTTCAGAGATTGGTGTGAGAATGAGTGTGTTAGGCTTATAGGTTCAAAAG ATACAAGTTTCCTTGAATTTTGCTTGAAGCAATCCAGATCGGAAGCTGAACTGCTCCTCATAGAAAACCTTGGATCATATGATCCTGACCATGAATTCATTGATAAGTTCCTGAATTACAAGGAGTTGTTACCATCGGATGTTTTGGACATAGCTTTTCAGAGTAGGAGTGAGAAGAAAGTTGGTGGACATGGTGCGGCATGGACAGCTTCAGCTAATGCAGATACGCAGGATGTTGACTTGACTGAAGGATCCTCTAAAGGTGGTGGAAAGAAGAAAGGTAAGAAGGGGAAAAAGGTTAGCCCTTCAGTTTTGGGATTTAACGTTGTGAGTAACCGTATCATGATGGGTGAGATCCAGACTGTAGAAGATTAA